The DNA sequence CAAACTACCGCACACGTTTTTTCGTGTCGGTTCGCGTTTCGTTCTCCACTTAAACAGCCTTAATACATACGCATGAAGCGTATTTATACTCTTCGAGACTGCACGAGGTTCGAGAGTTTTGAAGCTCGTTTACCTCAGCGCAGGTCGCGCTGTTTGCGAGGTAACATCATACGTTCTTGAGAGATATAAATCCTCCGAACTTCTGAGTGTTGCCAATCAGACGAAAGAACTCGTCCGATTTCTCACAAAACACATAGGTGACTGTGAGCCAACAACATAGGATGAGGAGAGATATAAAGACAGCGAAACAAAATCCGAAGCCAATAGAAAGAAAATCAGAAAACAAACAAACAAAAAAATTACCAAAACAAAACCGATCTCAAAAAAATATCAGAAAAGAAAAATGAGGATGAGGGAAAAATCAGATACTCATCATTCTGCTCAGAGCATCATACACCATACGCCGCCAGTGCTCCGGACCAAACCGATACGTCTCACGCGCAAGAAAAACATCCGCATCCGGCTGTTCTACCAAGGAAGCATCGACTCTCTCCAGTGTCGCGCGAGCAGTGTCTAAAATCCAGAGGTCGCGCGTCTCCTGATCCACAACCAGCACAGACTCCGCACGAACCGAGGTGAAAACCTTCCCGTCCGGCGACGTGTAGACACTCGGTTTTCCGATAACCGCAACAAACACCGGCATCTCAGGATCGATTTTCGCCAGCTGATGCATCGCCTCGGGCTGATACGACCCTGCCGTCACAAAGAATAGACCGGTCGGATCTGAGATCCGCGCACGATACAGAATATTCTGATCACCCACTTTGTCCTTCTGGGTAATCGTACCCACCAAAAGAACGCGGTTACACCGCTCGCCGGTCGGCAGAAGAACATACAGCGGACTTTTTTCATCCTCAGTATCCTTAAACGTCTTCGTAGCCTCACGCAGCTCTGCGGCAAACACCCGTTTTGCCGGCTCACGTTCGTACGACATAAAGTTAGAATTAGCCTCGCTCATGACTGTTCACCTCCAAACACAGAACCCGCGCGATTCATCAGCTCCGCAGTAACTGACGGATCCAGACGGACAAACTCAGCAGACTTCACCAGAATTCTTCCCTCAAAATCATTGCCGAAACAACGGAGATATCTGCCGCAGAGTTTCTCCACAAACTGTGCCTGCACCTCCTCAAGACCAAGAGGGCTCTCTGACGCAAGATCAATCGCCCGCTCCATAGTAAATCCGGTCAGAGCTTCTGTGACCTCGCGGCCGATCAGCACATTGTATGCTTTTTTTCCGTCATCCAGAACTCCCTTGATCCGCAGATCATAATGGAAGTTCGGTTGAATCTCATGAACCGGACAGAAGTTCTGACGCGAAAGAACGCGGTTACATCCTTCCACCGGACACCG is a window from the Methanorbis rubei genome containing:
- a CDS encoding nucleic acid-binding protein, which codes for MSEANSNFMSYEREPAKRVFAAELREATKTFKDTEDEKSPLYVLLPTGERCNRVLLVGTITQKDKVGDQNILYRARISDPTGLFFVTAGSYQPEAMHQLAKIDPEMPVFVAVIGKPSVYTSPDGKVFTSVRAESVLVVDQETRDLWILDTARATLERVDASLVEQPDADVFLARETYRFGPEHWRRMVYDALSRMMSI